One Pongo pygmaeus isolate AG05252 chromosome 10, NHGRI_mPonPyg2-v2.0_pri, whole genome shotgun sequence genomic window carries:
- the LHX5 gene encoding LIM/homeobox protein Lhx5 yields the protein MMVHCAGCERPILDRFLLNVLDRAWHIKCVQCCECKTNLSEKCFSREGKLYCKNDFFRRFGTKCAGCAQGISPSDLVRKARSKVFHLNCFTCMVCNKQLSTGEELYVIDENKFVCKDDYLSSSSLKEGSLNSVSSCTDRSLSPDLQDALQDDPKETDNSTSSDKETANNENEEQNSGTKRRGPRTTIKAKQLETLKAAFAATPKPTRHIREQLAQETGLNMRVIQVWFQNRRSKERRMKQLSALGARRHAFFRSPRRMRPLGGRLDESEMLGSTPYTYYGDYQGDYYAPGSNYDFFAHGPPSQAQSPADSSFLAASGPGSTPLGALEPPLAGPHAADNPRFTDMISHPDTPSPEPGLPGALHPMPGEVFSGGPSPPFPMSGTSGYSGPLSHPNPELNEAAVW from the exons ATGATGGTGCACTGTGCCGGTTGCGAGCGGCCCATCCTCGACCGCTTTCTGCTGAACGTGCTGGACCGCGCGTGGCACATCAAATGTGTTCAGTGCTGCGAGTGCAAAACCAACCTCTCGGAGAAGTGCTTCTCGCGCGAGGGCAAGCTCTACTGCAAAAATGACTTTTTCAG GCGCTTTGGCACCAAATGCGCCGGCTGCGCGCAAGGCATCTCGCCCAGCGACCTGGTGCGCAAGGCCCGGAGCAAAGTCTTTCACCTCAACTGTTTCACCTGCATGGTGTGTAACAAGCAGCTGTCCACCGGCGAGGAGCTCTACGTCATCGACGAGAACAAGTTCGTGTGCAAAGACGACTACCTGAGCTCATCCAGCCTCAAGGAGGGCAGCCTCAACTCAG TGTCATCCTGTACGGACCGCAGTTTGTCCCCGGACCTCCAGGACGCACTGCAGGACGACCCCAAAGAGACGGACAACTCGACCTCGTCGGACAAGGAGACAGCCAACAACGAGAACGAGGAGCAGAACTCGGGCACCAAGCGGCGCGGCCCCCGCACCACCATCAAGGCCAAGCAGCTGGAGACGCTCAAGGCTGCCTTTGCCGCCACGCCCAAGCCCACGCGCCACATCCGCGAGCAGCTGGCGCAGGAGACCGGCCTCAACATGCGCGTCATCCAG GTGTGGTTTCAGAACCGACGGTCCAAAGAACGCAGGATGAAACAGCTGAGCGCCCTGGGCGCCCGGAGGCACGCCTTCTTCCGGAGTCCGCGGCGCATGCGTCCGCTGGGCGGCCGCTTGGACGAGTCTGAGATGTTGGGGTCCACCCCGTACACCTACTACGGAG ACTACCAAGGCGACTACTACGCGCCGGGAAGCAACTACGACTTCTTCGCGCACGGCCCGCCTTCGCAGGCGCAGTCCCCGGCCGACTCCAGCTTCCTGGCGGCCTCTGGCCCCGGCTCGACGCCGCTGGGCGCGCTGGAGCCGCCGCTCGCCGGCCCGCACGCCGCGGACAACCCCAGGTTCACCGACATGATCTCGCACCCGGACACACCGAGCCCAGAGCCGGGCCTGCCGGGCGCGCTGCACCCTATGCCAGGCGAGGTGTTCAGCGGCGGGCCCAGCCCGCCCTTCCCAATGAGCGGCACCAGCGGCTACAGCGGACCCCTGTCGCATCCCAACCCGGAGCTCAACGAGGCCGCCGTGTGGTAA